The Methylobacterium currus genome contains a region encoding:
- a CDS encoding TrmH family RNA methyltransferase produces the protein MTPIPIDDPDDPRLSAYTQMRERDLVGREGRFIAEGEVVLRVLLSGRARFRIESVLLSPERLPGLAPALANLDAPVYLAARAVMGAVAGFPIHRGVLAVGLRGPEPSPDSLVPAGPALLVGLVGLANHDNVGGLFRNAAAFGADAVLLDAGTCDPLYRKAIRVSAGTSLTMPFARLPAGDGLLALCERRALVPVALSPRGEDITTLPPLPRALLLLGTEGPGLPEALMARARRVAIPMAPGVDSLNVAVAGAVALHRLGGGRLAKS, from the coding sequence ATGACCCCGATCCCGATCGACGATCCCGACGACCCGCGGCTCTCCGCCTACACGCAGATGCGCGAGCGCGACCTCGTGGGACGCGAAGGGCGATTCATCGCCGAGGGCGAGGTGGTGCTGCGGGTGCTGCTCTCGGGCCGCGCCCGGTTCCGGATCGAGTCGGTGCTGCTCTCGCCCGAGCGCCTGCCCGGGCTGGCGCCGGCCCTCGCGAACCTCGACGCGCCGGTCTACCTCGCCGCCAGGGCGGTGATGGGGGCGGTGGCGGGTTTTCCGATCCATCGCGGCGTGCTGGCGGTGGGCTTGCGCGGGCCGGAGCCCTCGCCCGATTCCCTGGTGCCGGCGGGCCCTGCCCTGCTCGTCGGCCTCGTGGGGCTGGCCAACCACGACAATGTCGGCGGGCTGTTTCGCAACGCCGCCGCCTTCGGGGCCGACGCGGTGCTCCTCGATGCCGGGACCTGCGATCCGCTCTACCGCAAGGCGATCCGGGTCTCGGCCGGCACGAGCCTGACGATGCCCTTCGCCCGGCTGCCCGCCGGCGACGGCCTTCTCGCCCTGTGCGAGCGCCGGGCGCTCGTGCCGGTCGCCCTCTCGCCGCGGGGCGAGGACATCACGACCCTGCCGCCCCTGCCCCGCGCGCTGCTGCTGCTGGGCACCGAGGGTCCCGGCCTGCCCGAGGCGCTGATGGCCCGCGCCCGCCGGGTGGCGATCCCGATGGCGCCGGGGGTCGATTCGCTCAACGTCGCGGTGGCGGGGGCGGTGGCCCTGCACCGGCTCGGCGGGGGACGGCTGGCGAAGAGCTGA
- a CDS encoding methyl-accepting chemotaxis protein: protein MRMSLKSSLTGLFGILLLLTLAQGGISLWKLGSIEARIATLADDAMPSINEAHAINALVMRARLWQFRSITATSEAETALSAKNFSELDAALGERMDRYRTLISSPAEQETFGELTAKVAAFRADWARLKGLPNRSEVDAFFRGPMNATYRATIDTAGKLVGLNAAAGTAAGEAARAEQAAAARITVAMFAVSVLTTLAAVLFCLLRIVRPLGRMTGAMRRLAEGDAATAIPGAARRDELGAMAGALAVFRDNLIRTRRLEEETALARAGAEAQRRQAMREMADAFERAVGGIVGAVTAAATELQATAQTMTATAQETAGQSSGVAAAAAQAAANVGTVAAAAEELGASVQEIGRQVDGSARLAGAAVREAGESAAQVHTLTEATARIGDVVGLISSIAAQTNLLALNATIEAARAGAAGRGFAVVAAEVKELAGQTAKATEEITSQIAAIQASTGQAVGAISGITARIEEISGVATSIAAAVEEQGAATQEIVRNVSQAAAGTGEVTTTIAGVARAADETGAAASQVLGAASELSRQSEHLSAEVARFLDTVRAA, encoded by the coding sequence ATGCGCATGTCCCTGAAGAGCAGCCTGACCGGCCTGTTCGGGATCCTCCTGCTGCTGACCCTGGCGCAGGGCGGCATCTCCCTGTGGAAGCTCGGCTCGATCGAGGCCCGCATCGCCACGCTCGCCGACGACGCGATGCCGTCGATCAACGAGGCCCACGCGATCAACGCCCTGGTGATGCGCGCCCGGCTCTGGCAGTTCCGCTCCATCACGGCCACCAGCGAGGCCGAGACGGCGCTCTCGGCCAAGAACTTTTCGGAGTTGGACGCCGCCCTCGGCGAGCGGATGGACCGCTACCGGACCCTGATCAGCTCGCCCGCCGAGCAGGAGACCTTCGGCGAGCTGACCGCGAAGGTCGCCGCGTTCCGGGCCGACTGGGCCCGCCTCAAGGGCCTGCCGAACCGATCCGAGGTCGATGCCTTCTTCCGCGGCCCGATGAATGCGACCTACCGGGCGACGATCGACACGGCCGGCAAGCTCGTCGGCCTCAACGCCGCCGCCGGCACGGCCGCAGGCGAAGCCGCCCGGGCCGAGCAGGCGGCGGCCGCCCGCATCACCGTGGCGATGTTCGCCGTATCGGTCCTGACCACCCTCGCGGCGGTGCTGTTCTGCCTCTTGCGCATCGTCCGGCCGCTCGGCCGCATGACCGGCGCGATGCGCCGCCTCGCCGAGGGCGATGCCGCGACCGCGATTCCCGGCGCCGCCCGCCGGGACGAGCTCGGCGCCATGGCGGGGGCGCTCGCGGTGTTCCGCGACAACCTGATCCGCACCCGCCGGCTCGAGGAGGAGACCGCGCTCGCCCGCGCCGGGGCCGAGGCGCAGCGCCGGCAGGCGATGCGCGAGATGGCCGACGCCTTCGAGCGGGCGGTCGGCGGCATCGTCGGCGCCGTCACGGCCGCCGCCACCGAGCTGCAGGCCACCGCCCAGACCATGACCGCCACCGCGCAGGAGACCGCCGGCCAGTCGAGCGGCGTCGCCGCCGCCGCCGCCCAGGCCGCCGCCAATGTCGGCACCGTCGCGGCGGCGGCCGAGGAGCTCGGCGCCTCGGTCCAGGAGATCGGCCGCCAGGTCGACGGCTCGGCCCGGCTCGCCGGCGCCGCCGTCCGCGAGGCCGGCGAGAGCGCCGCCCAGGTGCACACCCTGACCGAGGCCACCGCCCGCATCGGCGACGTGGTCGGGCTGATCTCGTCCATCGCCGCGCAGACCAACCTCCTGGCGCTCAACGCCACGATCGAGGCGGCCCGCGCCGGGGCGGCGGGCCGCGGCTTCGCGGTTGTCGCTGCCGAGGTGAAGGAGCTCGCCGGCCAGACCGCGAAGGCGACGGAGGAGATCACCAGCCAGATCGCGGCGATCCAGGCCTCGACGGGCCAGGCGGTCGGCGCGATCAGCGGGATCACGGCGCGGATCGAGGAGATCTCGGGCGTCGCGACCTCGATCGCGGCGGCGGTGGAGGAGCAGGGCGCGGCGACCCAGGAGATCGTCCGCAACGTCTCCCAGGCTGCCGCCGGCACCGGCGAGGTGACGACGACCATCGCCGGCGTGGCGCGTGCCGCCGACGAGACCGGTGCGGCGGCGAGCCAGGTGCTGGGAGCCGCGAGCGAGCTGTCGCGCCAATCCGAGCACCTCTCGGCCGAGGTGGCGCGCTTCCTCGACACGGTGCGGGCGGCGTAG
- the croR gene encoding 3-hydroxybutyryl-CoA dehydratase, which produces MMPELRVLYFEDLSVGLSETLSKTIAASDVVGFAEITGDRNPIHLSEHFAARTPFGTRIAHGLYTAGLISAVLGTRLPGPGAIYISQSLNFRAPVRIGDTVDVTVEVAELVPDRRRARLTCICAVNGETVLDGEALVKVPTRAEADPLAARKG; this is translated from the coding sequence ATGATGCCCGAACTGCGCGTGCTGTACTTCGAGGACCTGAGCGTCGGCCTGTCCGAGACGCTGTCCAAGACCATCGCGGCCTCCGACGTGGTCGGCTTCGCGGAGATCACCGGCGACCGCAACCCGATCCACCTCTCGGAACACTTCGCCGCCCGCACGCCGTTCGGCACCCGCATCGCCCACGGCCTCTACACCGCCGGGCTGATCTCGGCGGTGCTCGGCACTCGCCTGCCCGGCCCCGGCGCGATCTACATCAGCCAGAGCCTCAACTTCCGTGCGCCCGTCCGCATCGGCGACACCGTCGACGTCACCGTCGAGGTGGCCGAACTGGTGCCGGATCGCCGCCGCGCCCGCCTGACCTGCATCTGCGCCGTCAACGGCGAGACGGTGCTCGACGGCGAGGCCCTGGTGAAGGTGCCGACCCGGGCCGAGGCCGACCCCCTCGCCGCCCGCAAGGGCTGA
- a CDS encoding cation transporter — protein sequence MTASDPDPALRTTVRRVALLNLGYFGVEAAVAVAIGSVALVADSVDFLEDAALNLLIVAGLGWRPAARSRLGALMAGILLLPGLAAFWTAWQKFDAFTAPAPVPLTLTGLGALAVNLTCALMLARHREGRGSLTRAAFLSARNDVVANVAIVAAGLVTAATASPWPDLMVGLGIAAMNADAAREIWQAAAAERRAARRAA from the coding sequence GTGACCGCCTCCGATCCCGATCCCGCCCTGCGCACCACGGTGCGGCGCGTCGCCCTGCTCAATCTCGGCTATTTCGGGGTCGAGGCGGCGGTGGCGGTGGCGATCGGCTCGGTGGCGCTCGTCGCCGACAGCGTCGATTTCCTGGAGGACGCGGCGCTCAACCTGCTGATCGTCGCCGGCCTCGGCTGGCGCCCGGCGGCGCGGTCGCGGCTCGGCGCCCTGATGGCCGGCATCCTGCTGCTGCCGGGGCTGGCGGCTTTCTGGACCGCCTGGCAGAAATTCGACGCCTTCACGGCCCCGGCGCCGGTGCCGCTGACCCTGACGGGGCTCGGCGCGCTCGCCGTCAACCTCACCTGCGCGCTGATGCTGGCGCGACACCGCGAGGGGCGCGGCAGCCTGACCCGGGCGGCCTTCCTGTCGGCCCGCAACGACGTGGTCGCCAATGTCGCCATCGTGGCGGCCGGGCTCGTCACCGCCGCCACCGCGTCGCCCTGGCCCGACCTGATGGTCGGCCTCGGCATCGCGGCGATGAACGCCGACGCCGCCCGGGAGATCTGGCAGGCCGCCGCGGCGGAGCGCCGAGCCGCCCGAAGGGCGGCATGA